The following is a genomic window from Amycolatopsis australiensis.
GGACAGGCGCAGCGGACCCATCGGGTGCGCCGTGCCCAGCTCCATGCCGCGGTCGATGTCCTCGGCCGAGGCGAAGCCCGACTCGATCATCCGGATCGCCGAGAGCAGGTACGGCACCAGCAGCGAGTTCACGATGAACCCGGCGCGGTCCTGCGAGCGGATCACGGTCTTGCCCAGCGCCGTCGTCGCGTGCTCCTCCGCGCGGCGGGCCGTCTCCTCGCTGGTCAGCAGCGACGGGACCAGCTCCACCAGCGGCAGCACCGGCACGGGGTTGAAGAAGTGGATGCCGACCACCTGCTGCGGACGGCTCGTCGCCATGCCCAGCTTCATGATCGGGATCGACGACGTGTTGGACGCGAACAGCGCGTCCTCCGCCTCGACGATCTTGTCCAGCTGGCGGAAGACGTCGACCTTCGCCTGCTCCTGCTCGAGGATCGCCTCGATGACCAGTTCGCGGTCGGCGAACTCGGCGATGTCGGTGGTGAACCGGAGCCTGCCGAGCGCCGCGTCGGCGTCTTCGGTGGACAGCTTGCCGTTCTTGACGCCGCGTTGCAGCGACTTCTCGATGCGGGCCTTGCCCGCGTCGAGCGCCGGCTGGTTCACCTCGGTGACCACGACGTCCAGACCCGCACGCGCGTGCACCTCGGCGATACCGGACCCCATCAGGCCCGCTCCGACGACACCAACCCGACTTACCACCGGCTCACTCCTTCATCGCTTCGCAGCCCAGCGTGCCTTGTGGACAAG
Proteins encoded in this region:
- a CDS encoding 3-hydroxybutyryl-CoA dehydrogenase produces the protein MVSRVGVVGAGLMGSGIAEVHARAGLDVVVTEVNQPALDAGKARIEKSLQRGVKNGKLSTEDADAALGRLRFTTDIAEFADRELVIEAILEQEQAKVDVFRQLDKIVEAEDALFASNTSSIPIMKLGMATSRPQQVVGIHFFNPVPVLPLVELVPSLLTSEETARRAEEHATTALGKTVIRSQDRAGFIVNSLLVPYLLSAIRMIESGFASAEDIDRGMELGTAHPMGPLRLSDLIGLDTIKAIADSMYAEFKEPLYSSPPLLLRMVDAGLLGKKTGRGFYSYS